A genomic segment from Rubrobacter tropicus encodes:
- a CDS encoding NCS2 family permease: MGAFFRFSERGTNFRTEVIAGLTTFMTMAYIIFVNPAILGTEGTELPVAGVFFATCVAAAVACIAMGLVANYPLALASGLGLNAIVAFTLILGLGLSWQEAMAVVVVEGVLVTLLVITNLREAVLNAIPNSLKFAIAVGIGLFIAFIGLKNGGLVVQDPATYLKLGNLTQGPVLLAAFGLIVTLALVARGLRGGILIGILVTGAVGMVFGIVPLPDGIVDFRFDTSTIGGGVLAVPQVLQISLIPVIFALFMTDFFDTMGTMIAVGQEGDLLDEEGRVPEAKRVLLVDSLAATLGGATGASSVTSYIESGSGVAEGGRTGLTSVIVGLLFLLALPFAPLISVFGGSVPVPGPEEGQQIFVSPVTAPALIVVGFLMMTAVRLIPWDRYDEAIPAFLTILTLPLTFNISYGIGFGFISYVLIKLAQGRPRDVHPLLYVAALLFALAFIWPSLQSLLS; this comes from the coding sequence TTGGGCGCGTTTTTCAGGTTTTCCGAGCGGGGGACGAACTTTCGGACGGAGGTGATCGCGGGTCTCACCACGTTCATGACGATGGCCTACATCATCTTCGTCAACCCGGCGATTCTCGGTACGGAGGGTACGGAGCTTCCCGTCGCCGGGGTCTTTTTCGCGACCTGCGTGGCCGCGGCGGTGGCGTGCATCGCGATGGGGCTCGTGGCGAACTACCCGCTGGCGCTCGCCTCGGGGCTCGGGCTGAACGCGATCGTCGCCTTTACCCTGATCCTGGGCCTCGGCCTCTCCTGGCAGGAGGCGATGGCGGTCGTGGTCGTCGAGGGCGTGCTCGTGACGCTGCTAGTGATAACCAACCTGCGGGAGGCGGTGTTGAACGCGATACCGAACTCGCTGAAGTTCGCGATCGCGGTCGGCATCGGGCTGTTTATAGCGTTTATAGGGCTGAAGAACGGCGGGCTCGTGGTGCAGGACCCGGCGACCTACTTGAAGCTGGGGAACCTGACGCAGGGGCCCGTGCTTCTCGCGGCCTTCGGGCTCATCGTGACGCTCGCGCTCGTGGCGCGGGGGCTCCGGGGTGGGATCCTTATCGGCATCCTCGTCACCGGGGCGGTCGGCATGGTCTTCGGGATCGTGCCCCTGCCCGACGGGATAGTCGACTTCCGCTTCGACACCTCGACCATAGGGGGCGGGGTGCTCGCGGTGCCCCAGGTGCTGCAGATCTCCCTGATACCGGTGATCTTCGCGCTCTTCATGACGGACTTCTTCGACACGATGGGGACCATGATCGCGGTCGGCCAGGAGGGCGACCTGCTCGACGAAGAGGGCAGGGTCCCCGAGGCCAAACGCGTCCTGCTCGTCGACTCGCTGGCGGCCACCCTGGGGGGCGCCACGGGCGCCAGCTCCGTGACCAGCTATATAGAGAGCGGGTCGGGCGTGGCCGAGGGCGGACGGACCGGCCTGACGAGCGTCATCGTTGGTCTGCTCTTCCTGCTTGCATTGCCCTTCGCGCCCCTGATCTCGGTCTTCGGAGGCTCCGTGCCGGTTCCGGGGCCGGAAGAGGGGCAGCAGATCTTCGTCTCCCCCGTCACGGCGCCCGCCCTGATAGTCGTGGGCTTCCTGATGATGACGGCCGTCCGGCTGATACCGTGGGACCGTTACGACGAGGCGATCCCGGCCTTCCTGACCATCCTGACGCTGCCGCTCACCTTCAACATCTCTTACGGGATCGGCTTCGGCTTCATCTCGTACGTTTTGATCAAGCTGGCCCAGGGCAGGCCCCGCGACGTACACCCTCTTCTCTACGTGGCCGCCCTGCTCTTCGCCCTCGCGTTCATCTGGCCCTCGCTGCAATCGCTCCTCTCCTGA
- a CDS encoding GlsB/YeaQ/YmgE family stress response membrane protein → MGILALIVVGLIAGVLAKWIMPGPDPGGIIVTILIGIAGAFVGGFIVQSLFGGPRLTEIGVSSILISTLGAVVLLAVYRLITRRAV, encoded by the coding sequence ATAGGTATCTTGGCGTTGATAGTGGTGGGGCTCATAGCGGGTGTGCTGGCCAAGTGGATCATGCCGGGCCCAGACCCCGGCGGCATCATCGTTACCATCTTGATCGGCATCGCCGGTGCCTTCGTCGGCGGTTTCATCGTACAAAGCTTGTTCGGCGGGCCGAGGCTCACCGAGATAGGCGTAAGCTCGATCCTGATCTCAACCCTGGGCGCGGTAGTGTTGCTCGCCGTTTACCGGCTAATAACGCGCCGGGCCGTGTAG
- a CDS encoding Asp23/Gls24 family envelope stress response protein: MTEQSNTGSGSGPLQTERGNTTIADSVVSKISGIAAQEVDGIRMGSGASQTASNLLGSITGGGGGSQTQGVSVEVGQEEAAIDLTLTAEYGKSIPQLAEAVRRNVSNRVESLVGLRVTEVNVTVQNIFFPQQEEEQERQRQIEQQQREQQQQEQQRVQ; encoded by the coding sequence ATGACAGAGCAGAGCAACACCGGTTCCGGCAGCGGGCCGCTTCAGACGGAGCGCGGGAACACCACCATCGCGGACAGCGTGGTCTCCAAGATCTCGGGCATCGCGGCGCAGGAGGTCGACGGTATTCGGATGGGTAGCGGCGCCTCGCAGACGGCGAGCAACCTGCTCGGCTCGATCACCGGCGGCGGTGGCGGAAGCCAGACCCAGGGCGTCTCCGTGGAGGTCGGCCAGGAAGAGGCGGCCATAGACCTGACGCTTACCGCCGAGTACGGCAAGTCCATCCCCCAGCTGGCCGAAGCGGTGCGGCGCAACGTCTCCAACCGGGTCGAGAGCCTGGTCGGGTTGCGGGTGACCGAGGTCAACGTGACGGTCCAGAACATCTTCTTCCCGCAGCAGGAAGAGGAGCAGGAGCGTCAGCGCCAGATCGAGCAGCAGCAGCGCGAACAGCAGCAGCAGGAACAGCAAAGGGTCCAGTAA
- a CDS encoding DUF2273 domain-containing protein, whose protein sequence is MATWTNKQWGAVIGALVLFSMFLIGFEETLVVVLFGVIGYFVGKYLDGEIDPEDLRARAQGRRSGM, encoded by the coding sequence ATGGCCACCTGGACCAATAAACAGTGGGGCGCCGTGATCGGGGCGCTCGTCCTGTTCTCGATGTTCCTGATCGGGTTCGAAGAGACCCTGGTAGTAGTGCTTTTCGGCGTCATAGGCTACTTTGTCGGCAAATACCTCGACGGGGAGATAGACCCCGAGGATCTCCGCGCCAGGGCGCAGGGCCGCCGCAGCGGTATGTAA
- a CDS encoding bacteriorhodopsin — protein MQTLWLTLGTLSFIAATVFFIFLMTRAPAGSRHFFIITAVITGVAAFFYLTMTTGATASNVEGRIFYWGRYIDWVITTPLLLLDLALLALPNWRRNIQLIAGLIALDVFMILTGLLAGQSTSDFGAGFWFIVSTAAMIVLLYLVYTQLFAAAQNRPGSVQGIFRTLALLTIVLWSLYPIVWLLGTEGFAVASSTVEVFMFLILDILAKIGFGFLLLTNREALGQAGGGGVAAQPSRVR, from the coding sequence ATGCAGACCCTCTGGCTGACGCTAGGCACCCTGAGCTTTATCGCGGCGACGGTATTCTTCATCTTCCTGATGACCCGGGCGCCGGCGGGGAGCCGGCATTTCTTCATCATCACGGCGGTCATTACGGGGGTCGCGGCCTTCTTCTACCTGACGATGACCACGGGCGCGACCGCGTCGAACGTCGAGGGCCGCATCTTCTACTGGGGCCGTTACATCGACTGGGTGATCACGACGCCCCTGCTGCTGCTCGACCTGGCGCTCCTGGCGCTGCCCAACTGGCGCCGCAACATCCAGCTGATAGCCGGCCTGATCGCGCTCGACGTCTTCATGATCCTGACCGGCCTCCTGGCGGGCCAGAGCACCTCCGATTTCGGCGCGGGCTTCTGGTTCATAGTCAGCACGGCGGCGATGATCGTCCTCCTTTACCTCGTCTACACGCAACTGTTCGCAGCGGCCCAGAACCGGCCGGGCAGCGTGCAGGGCATCTTCCGTACCCTGGCGCTACTGACCATCGTTCTGTGGTCCCTCTACCCCATCGTGTGGCTGCTCGGGACCGAGGGCTTCGCCGTGGCGAGCTCGACCGTCGAGGTCTTTATGTTCCTGATCCTGGACATCCTCGCCAAGATCGGCTTCGGCTTCTTGCTCCTGACCAACCGCGAGGCGCTCGGCCAGGCGGGCGGAGGTGGCGTCGCGGCGCAGCCGAGCAGGGTCCGCTAG
- a CDS encoding M15 family metallopeptidase, which produces MVRRGNAKGMRLAEKAGRLRRRAEWLTAALVLLSVPALFLSLYLMNPVAIRHVVRPATGEISAPRTPQTAERPRSETVEAASERTPVAGCDDPRVLVDRTHGLPASYEPTDLVSLRDRGVPTLGSNTMLRREAADNLERLVASAAAAGEELVVTSAYRSYEDQRFSHERLASIYGAEADRMSATPGHSQHQLGTAVDFTNAAVGYEVQQSFGSTTASGWLTLHAHEHGFVLAYPPGEEAQTGYEWEPWHYRYVGTDNARRVRESGLTLQAFLLREGVPPHC; this is translated from the coding sequence GTGGTGCGGAGAGGGAACGCCAAGGGGATGCGCCTCGCGGAGAAGGCGGGGAGGCTCCGCCGTCGCGCTGAGTGGTTGACCGCGGCGCTGGTCCTGCTCTCGGTGCCGGCCCTCTTTCTCTCGCTCTACCTGATGAACCCTGTCGCCATCCGGCACGTCGTCCGGCCGGCCACGGGTGAGATCTCGGCCCCACGAACTCCCCAAACCGCCGAGAGACCCCGGAGCGAAACCGTCGAGGCGGCAAGCGAGAGAACGCCCGTCGCGGGGTGCGACGATCCGAGGGTTCTGGTGGACCGGACGCACGGGCTGCCCGCGAGTTACGAGCCAACCGACCTGGTCTCTTTGCGGGACCGCGGGGTCCCGACGCTCGGGAGCAACACCATGCTCCGGCGCGAGGCGGCGGACAACCTCGAACGCCTGGTGGCATCCGCCGCGGCCGCCGGCGAGGAACTGGTAGTAACCTCGGCCTACAGGTCTTACGAGGACCAGCGCTTCTCCCACGAGAGGTTGGCCAGCATCTACGGGGCCGAAGCCGACAGGATGAGCGCCACGCCGGGGCACAGCCAGCACCAGCTCGGGACCGCCGTGGACTTCACGAACGCCGCCGTAGGCTACGAGGTGCAGCAGAGTTTCGGGAGCACCACCGCCTCCGGCTGGCTAACGCTCCACGCCCACGAACACGGCTTCGTGCTCGCGTATCCCCCCGGCGAGGAGGCCCAGACGGGATACGAATGGGAACCCTGGCACTACCGCTACGTCGGCACGGACAACGCGCGGCGCGTCAGGGAGAGCGGGCTCACCCTGCAAGCGTTCCTGCTGCGGGAAGGCGTCCCTCCGCACTGCTAG